A single region of the Liolophura sinensis isolate JHLJ2023 chromosome 9, CUHK_Ljap_v2, whole genome shotgun sequence genome encodes:
- the LOC135475822 gene encoding LOW QUALITY PROTEIN: transmembrane protein 143-like (The sequence of the model RefSeq protein was modified relative to this genomic sequence to represent the inferred CDS: inserted 3 bases in 3 codons; deleted 1 base in 1 codon), whose translation MAAFFILRREAGSLTQTFRSLLACQSGQHFTSTKVILSSHGVKICVHPCRRSLASLRRGVASKAGVGQGEEEGGAPETSQKLQPALDLPSEIDLYRERYIPITRRSLIRELVEEKNFLLENEQKKFEDFALALDSAIVNKYHGILQELKFLFDPINPDKDTIQTRKWTRRERLDNEFWLIQRLEDIMEKANFHELPKSVISQALDEHEAREGVRVSVDMDKYDILRFWALGKETPPVSTPFMQRIMNRIRGQXAPTPLTYYKRVVVAVRLKKDQKLILKSFKEVPVNALEMLLPDGKVTMSSLDKGVITTSAAIAFAGILAKIVTALADLNVDWTLVFTVSQVLWAFAPGLXYKNRRNAYMVDLSRMLYFKNIANNRGLLTLLVDRAEDEXFKEALLVYSFLLTQRPPSVRLKGNPDFYLCLMLFAGGITEIQLEKHIEKWVEERTKVSIDFDSSEAIKLLKGFGILSEHGDKLHVLSMEAAMRHLPQQPQSLVARAMDADIAEGFDRDEYAETEEEYKEEEKKSRRFGWF comes from the exons ATGGCCGCCTTCTTCATCTTGAGGAGAGAAGCCGGTAGCTTGACACAGACTTTCCGCAGTCTCTTGGCATGTCAG tCTGGTCAACACTTCACATCTACCAAAGTAATACTGAGCAGTCATGGGGTCAAAATTTGTGTCCATCCTTGTCGCAGAAGCCTGGCATCTTTGAGGAGAGGCGTGGCCAGTAAAGCAGGGGTGGGGCAGGGAGAAGAGGAAGGTGGAGCTCCAGAAACCAGTCAGAAACTACAACCTGCTTTAGATCTGCCCTCTGAAATTGActtatatag AGAGAGGTATATTCCCATAACACGGAGGTCCCTTATAAGAGAGTTGGTTGAAGAGAAAAATTTCTTGTTAGAAAATGAGCAGAAAAAGTTTGAAGACTTTGCCCTGGCATTGGATAGTGCCATAGTGAACAAATACCATGGCATCTTGCAAGAGTTGAAG TTTCTCTTTGACCCAATTAACCCAGACAAAGATACAATCCAGACAAGAAAATGGACCCGCCGTGAACGACTGGACAACGAATTCTGGCTAATTCAAAGACTGGAGGACATCATGGAAAAGGCAAACTTTCATGAGCTACCTAAATCTGTCATTAGCCAGGCTTTGGATGAGCATGAGGCCAGAGAAGGTGTGAGG GTTAGTGTGGACATGGACAAATACGATATACTACGCTTCTGGGCTTTAGGCAAAGAAACACCACCTGTATCAACTCCCTTCATGCAGCGAATAATGAACAGGATCCGTGGTC AAGCCCCTACACCATTAACATACTACAAACGAGTGGTGGTTGCTGTCCGTTTAAAAAAGGACCAAAAACTTATTCTCAAGTCTTTCAAGGAAGTCCCTGTAAATGCTTTAGAAATGTTGCTTCCAGATGGAAAAGTGACTATGAGT AGCTTGGACAAAGGTGTCATCACCACCTCGGCTGCTATTGCTTTCGCCGGAATCCTGGCCAAAATCGTCACTGCTTTAGCCGACCTTAATGTGGACTGGACATTGGTGTTCACTGTGTCACAGGTTTTGTGGGCATTCGCTCCTGGAC TCTACAAGAATCGACGCAATGCCTACATGGTGGATCTGTCCAGGATGCTGTATTTCAAGAACATTGCCAACAATCGAGGTCTGCTGACGTTGTTAGTGGATCGGGCTGAGGATG AGTTCAAGGAGGCGTTGTTGGTGTACTCATTTCTCCTCACCCAGAGACCGCCTTCAGTCAGACTCAAAGGTAACCCTGACTTTTATTTG TGTTTGATGTTGTTTGCAGGTGGAATCACTGAAATACAGCTGGAGAAGCACATAGAGAAATGGGTAGAAGAAAGGACAAAAGTTTCTATTGATTTCGATTCTTCTGAAGCTATCAAACTGTTGAAAGGGTTTGGTATATTGAGTGAACACGGTGACAAACTTCACGTGCTCTCCATGGAGGCGGCCATGAGGCATCTGCCCCAGCAGCCACAGTCGCTGGTTGCCAGGGCGATGGACGCAGATATTGCTGAAGGTTTTGACAGGGACGAGTATGCGGAAACGGAAGAGGAGTACAAAGAGGAGGAAAAGAAATCGCGACGGTTTGGTTGGTTTTAG